The Spiroplasma citri genome has a segment encoding these proteins:
- the ylxM gene encoding YlxM family DNA-binding protein, giving the protein MKDLEKSNELILLYELYRELLTTKQKEYFELYFFDDYSLSEIAGLKNVSRNAVYDSLIKITNALHKFENNLQLEYKQHQRDILYQEFENIKECAGLIKKLKKIDSD; this is encoded by the coding sequence ATGAAAGATTTGGAAAAATCAAATGAGTTAATTCTTTTATATGAATTATATCGGGAATTATTAACAACAAAGCAAAAAGAATATTTTGAGTTATATTTTTTTGATGATTATTCCTTAAGTGAAATTGCTGGTTTAAAAAATGTTTCTCGTAATGCTGTATATGATTCATTGATAAAAATTACAAATGCTTTGCATAAATTTGAAAATAACTTACAATTAGAATATAAGCAGCATCAGCGAGATATTCTTTATCAAGAATTTGAAAATATTAAGGAATGTGCTGGATTAATAAAAAAATTAAAAAAAATTGATAGTGATTAA